Below is a genomic region from Dehalococcoidales bacterium.
TATCTGCCACTGCTTGATGGCGATCTGAAGGGGTTGAGAGTGGCCTGGAGTCCGGACCTCGGCTACGCTACTGTTGATGAACAGGTGCTCAAAGTAACCGAAGCCGCCGTAAAGACCTTTGCCGGGCTCGGTTGTGTTGTCGAGGCTGCCAATCCCGACACCGATAGTCCACAGGACTCATTCTCTGCGCAGGTAGCCGCCAGCGTGGCGACTTTTCCAGGGAGTGAAATGGAAAAGTCCAGGGACCGTATCACGCCTGACTTCGCTCGTTTCATTGAGCGCAGCCTGAATATGCTGGCCACGGATTATCTCAAGGCCCGCGTTCGGAACATCGAATACTCGAGCAATATACAGGCGTTCTTCGCGGACTATGACCTGCTACTGACACCGACAGTCGCAGTCCCTGCGTTTGAAATTGGCATTTCAGGACCGAGGGAAATCGCCGGAAAGAGGGCGGCTCCCCTTGGATGGATGCCATTTACCTATCCATTTAACATAACGGGACAACCGGCAGCCTCGGTACCCTGTGGCTGGACAGATGATGGTTTACCTGTCGGGCTACAGATTGTGGGGCGTCGTTTCGACGAAGGTACCGTGCTGAAAGCGGCCGCTGCCTTTGAACGGGCAGCGCCGTGGGCAGACAGGTATCCCCCGTTGGGCTAACGTGCTATCGACGTGCTACCGAAGGTAGCCGTGCTACTTTCGGTAGCACGTTACTTGCGCAGCAGGAACACAGTAGCGATTCCGCCCGCGCCGGAGCACTGCGCCAGCCCGATATTGGCCTTTTTAACCTGCCGGTCACCAGCTTCACCCCTTAGCTGCGTGACAATTTCGTGAATCATACGGATACCGGTAGCGCCGAACGGATGACCCATGCCCTGCAATCCACCATCAGTATTGACCGGCAAACTGCCATCGATCTCAGTACCGCCGGACATCTCCAGTTTCCAGGCCTGGCCTTTCTCAACAAGCTTCAGTGACTCTATACCGAGCAGTTCACCACTGGTACCGGCATCATGTACCTGGACCACATCAACATCTTCTGGCCCCACACCGGACATTTCGTAGGCTTCTCTACCGGCAGCCGCAATCTGGTCGCTCTCATCACTATCGCCGAATTTGGTGGTGCGCAATCCAGTACCAATAATCGTAACCAGACGGTCAGGGTCTTTGATGTACTTATCGGCTACCTCGCGGGCGCAAATAATCGCTGCTGAGCCACCCTCACTGGTAGGGCAGCACTGGAAGAGTGTCAGGGGGTCGGAAATCATGCGGGAATTAAGTACGTCCTCAAGGGTGAATACCTTTTTGTGGTGGGCATAAGGATTCATGGACGCATTCTTGTGCGCCTTTACCGATACCTGTGCAAAAGCCTCTACCGGTGCCCCGTACTCGGACATGTATCGGCGCATCATCTGGGCATAAGCGGCCATCATGAAATCGGCACCGATGAGCCGTTCAGGACTATCACTGCTGGTAGTGGTTACCGGGCCACGTGGCACCTTTTCAGCGCCAAAGGCAAGGACGATGTCAAACTGGCCGGTAGCGACCGCCCAGAAGGCAAGCCAGAGACCGGTTGAACCGGAGGAACAGGCGTTCTCCACGTTGATAACCGGTATTCCGGTAAGGCCAAGCTGTCCCAGGATAATCTCTCCCATGGACATACCCTCGTAATACACATGCCCGAAATAGGCCGCTTGAATATCCTTGTACCCTACCCTGGCATCATCGAGGGCTTCGAGGACGGCCGTTCTGGCTAGGTCGTGCGCTGATTTATCCGGGAACCGGCCGAAAGGGTGCAGTCCCACACCGGCAATAACTACTTCACGTCCGGGTTTCATAACCATGTCTTGCCTCCTGGTAAGTCTATTTCTAGTACGGATTCTGGTGTTACGGTCAGTATCATATAAGGGCTATCAAGACGGCCTGGGACGCCATTTATAGACGACAATCTCGTTTCCATTCTTGTCTGTACCGCCCACCCTCATGGTCAACTCGACCGCCAGTCCCACCTTGAGGTCTTCTTCAGGACAGTCCACAACCTCCGAAGCTATGTGAGGGCCTTCCGGGATTCTTACTGTGGCCAGGAGGTAGGGGACGTCACCCTGCCATCCCGGCGGGGCCTGCCGCACAATGGTATGGGTAGTGACAACGCCCTCGCCGGTGAGTTCCACCGGTTTCAGGTTGGCAGAGGTGCACTTGAGGCAGAATTGCGGCGCACCGAAGAAGGTCTGTCCGCAGTCCTGGCACTTCTTCCCGAGGAGTACTCCCTGGGTACCGTCCTCGGAGATTTTCAGACGTGTTTCTGTGACCGAAACGCGCTGTACAGGCTTCCGTTCCTCTTCTTTGTCAGTCTCACTCATGCTGGTATACAATCCCTTTCCACTTGATTTTAGCTAGACGGCGTGATATGCACGGTACACACCGGCCGCTACGGTAGACCCAATCCGGCCGGCACAATTTCTATTTCTGGATTATCTTCTGCTCCCGGAAAAAGCGGAGCAGTTGTCCGGCAATATCGTCGGGGTCACCCTCCAGGTAGTCACTCTTCTTCTGGACTATACCGCCACCCATGATTGCCCGCAGCTTGTCCGCAGAAGACAGCTTGCTGTCGGGAACGAAGAGGCCTTTCATCTTGGGCTTGGGTGGTGATATTCGCATGGTCCTGGTTCTTGACCCGGTCACGCCTGTCTCTTCCCGGGATAACCCCAGGTCGCCGCAGTTCTGCCTCGGTATCTGTCTGTTTCTGGCTTTGAGGACTCCCTTTATTGTAGCATTCCGGGGGGTATTGAGGCCAGTCTCTACTGCCAGGACCGTTGGCAAACTGCATTCCACGACTTCGCGGTCTCCCTTGGAGAGTTTCCTCTGTAAAACAAGACTACCTGAATCCGGGCCTATGTCTACCTTGACAACACTTCGGACAAGAGAAACGCCAAGTATCCTGGCAAGGTAGGCACTTACCTGCCCCGACTGGCTGTCATCCGCCCTCTGCCCGCAGAGGATAATATCATGGGGAATAGGGCTAATAGCTCTGGCGAGGGTACACGCGGTGGCATAGCTGTCACCATCGACAAATGCGGAGTCGTCCAGAAGGACGGCATCGTCAGCGCCCAGGGCGAGACACTTGCGCAGGGTCTCTTCGGTCTCGGAAGACCCCAGGCTGATTACAGTTACCTTGCCGTTACCGCTCTCTTCCTTGATGCGTATCGCCTCTTCGATGGCCAGCAGGTCCTGCGGATTCATTACGTCGCTCGATACCATAGCCTGCACAGAGATGACTCCCTTCTCAACGACCACCCTGCCTTCGATGTCAGGTACTTGCTTTACACAGACGACTATGTTCATAGACTACCTCATGTCTTAGGGGTTACTCAGTGCTTCAAACACTGCATCCGCTCCAGGTTCGGGCTTGTCCTTGAGCGCCTCACGCAGTTTCGCTGTCAGAACAGGCAATACCTTGAGAACGTCGCCGATAACACCTACATCGGCCATCTTGAAGATAGGGGCTTCACGGTCGGTGTTTATGGCGATTATCGCCTTGGCATCTTTCATTCCCATGGTATGCTGGATGGCCCCCGATATGCCACAGGCAATGTACAACTTTGGTCTAACCGTCTTCCCGGTCAGACCTACCTGACGGTCACTGGTGATCCATTCATCATCAACCGCCCGCCTGGTGGCTGCTACCGAACCGCCAATGGCATCAGCCAGCTCTTCGACAAGTTTCCAGTTCTCCCTGCTCCCCAGACCTATTCCGCCGGCAACCACTATCTCCGCCTCGACCAGGGCTACCAATCGGGGGTCGCCCCGAAGTAAGTCCACTGCCTTCGTCCCGGGGTCTTCAAGGTCGATATCGACCGGCAGAACCACAACCTCAGCGCTTGCCGTATCATCGGGTGTTTTGAGGTCAATAGCGTCAGGATTAACCGTGGCCATCTGGGGTCGGCTCGTTGGACAGATGATGGTCGCCGATGCCTTACTGCCGTATATTGGTTTGACCGCTGCGAGCAGGTTATCTTCGCCGACATCCAGCCGGTCACAGGCTGTGACCAGACCGGTGCCGAGTCTCGCTGCCAGTCTTCGAGCAATGTCGGCGCCGGTAATACTTTCCAGCGACAGCACCATGTCGGGTGAGTGCTGTTCGATAGCTGCCGAGAGTAGCTGAGTATCTATCTCCACAGAACGTTCAGGCGCTGCCGGGTGCTTGATACAGAGGACGCGCGAAGCACCGTATCGGGCTAGCTGCGTGACCAGTTCCTCAGGTATCTCTCCAAAGATAACGGCAGCGAGTTCCTGGCCTGTTTTGCCAGC
It encodes:
- a CDS encoding amidase family protein, yielding YLPLLDGDLKGLRVAWSPDLGYATVDEQVLKVTEAAVKTFAGLGCVVEAANPDTDSPQDSFSAQVAASVATFPGSEMEKSRDRITPDFARFIERSLNMLATDYLKARVRNIEYSSNIQAFFADYDLLLTPTVAVPAFEIGISGPREIAGKRAAPLGWMPFTYPFNITGQPAASVPCGWTDDGLPVGLQIVGRRFDEGTVLKAAAAFERAAPWADRYPPLG
- a CDS encoding thiolase family protein, whose amino-acid sequence is MKPGREVVIAGVGLHPFGRFPDKSAHDLARTAVLEALDDARVGYKDIQAAYFGHVYYEGMSMGEIILGQLGLTGIPVINVENACSSGSTGLWLAFWAVATGQFDIVLAFGAEKVPRGPVTTTSSDSPERLIGADFMMAAYAQMMRRYMSEYGAPVEAFAQVSVKAHKNASMNPYAHHKKVFTLEDVLNSRMISDPLTLFQCCPTSEGGSAAIICAREVADKYIKDPDRLVTIIGTGLRTTKFGDSDESDQIAAAGREAYEMSGVGPEDVDVVQVHDAGTSGELLGIESLKLVEKGQAWKLEMSGGTEIDGSLPVNTDGGLQGMGHPFGATGIRMIHEIVTQLRGEAGDRQVKKANIGLAQCSGAGGIATVFLLRK
- a CDS encoding OB-fold domain-containing protein — its product is MSETDKEEERKPVQRVSVTETRLKISEDGTQGVLLGKKCQDCGQTFFGAPQFCLKCTSANLKPVELTGEGVVTTHTIVRQAPPGWQGDVPYLLATVRIPEGPHIASEVVDCPEEDLKVGLAVELTMRVGGTDKNGNEIVVYKWRPRPS
- a CDS encoding electron transfer flavoprotein subunit beta/FixA family protein → MNIVVCVKQVPDIEGRVVVEKGVISVQAMVSSDVMNPQDLLAIEEAIRIKEESGNGKVTVISLGSSETEETLRKCLALGADDAVLLDDSAFVDGDSYATACTLARAISPIPHDIILCGQRADDSQSGQVSAYLARILGVSLVRSVVKVDIGPDSGSLVLQRKLSKGDREVVECSLPTVLAVETGLNTPRNATIKGVLKARNRQIPRQNCGDLGLSREETGVTGSRTRTMRISPPKPKMKGLFVPDSKLSSADKLRAIMGGGIVQKKSDYLEGDPDDIAGQLLRFFREQKIIQK
- a CDS encoding electron transfer flavoprotein subunit alpha/FixB family protein; this encodes MSSTGGVWVLVEHRDDKLEDGSLELVGHGREVAGKTGQELAAVIFGEIPEELVTQLARYGASRVLCIKHPAAPERSVEIDTQLLSAAIEQHSPDMVLSLESITGADIARRLAARLGTGLVTACDRLDVGEDNLLAAVKPIYGSKASATIICPTSRPQMATVNPDAIDLKTPDDTASAEVVVLPVDIDLEDPGTKAVDLLRGDPRLVALVEAEIVVAGGIGLGSRENWKLVEELADAIGGSVAATRRAVDDEWITSDRQVGLTGKTVRPKLYIACGISGAIQHTMGMKDAKAIIAINTDREAPIFKMADVGVIGDVLKVLPVLTAKLREALKDKPEPGADAVFEALSNP